In Gallaecimonas xiamenensis 3-C-1, a genomic segment contains:
- a CDS encoding HAMP domain-containing methyl-accepting chemotaxis protein — MNSLSRTMENLSVATKLAIGFGIVLVLAMVIAGAGNHGLNSVLERSEKVNIGGDLNDMLMDSEVNRRDFLVSGEAKHIDAFNKAVDRVKGSIDKNMALFHDQDDLDRLTLIKKTASNYQQDFAQFVALSKEKDQVRGSWVKIGNTMVGKVTQLNESLVNMAELTADDAVVRNALISADINQRVAMLRYHMRGYIFDESAKNLDAAMTTMAEIQDLAATLNVGTSDMNTLTEALKALSGYREHVERLNKVVSAMEQLRRKLNQGAEVLSSEVDKMMAEQSRKRQADGDRANLTQGVVVVLALILGAAAAWIITGQIVGPLRETVKAARTIAKGDLTQRINTQRKDELGQMQEAMAHMNDTLRDVMGQIGSSVAQLAASAEQLSAVTEQNSAGMQRQRAETDQVATAINEMTATVQEVARNAELAAVAASEADHTTGDGNKAVGKAVEQIETLSREIEITAQAMAHLKNESDSIGKVLDVIKAVAEQTNLLALNAAIEAARAGEAGRGFAVVADEVRGLARRTQESTEEIEALIAALQKGTQESVLMMDKSRHLTDDTVSLAQQAGVMLTEIANAVSRIQDMNHQIATAAEEQSTVAEDINKSVVQVREIAEQTASASEETANATESLAGLGAELQSLVARFKL; from the coding sequence ATGAACAGTCTATCCCGAACCATGGAAAACCTGTCCGTTGCTACCAAGCTGGCCATTGGCTTTGGCATCGTCTTGGTGCTGGCAATGGTGATCGCCGGCGCTGGCAACCATGGCCTCAACTCAGTGCTCGAGCGCAGTGAGAAGGTCAATATCGGCGGCGACCTCAACGACATGCTGATGGATTCTGAAGTGAATCGCCGGGACTTCCTGGTGAGCGGTGAAGCCAAGCATATCGACGCCTTCAACAAGGCCGTGGACAGGGTCAAAGGCAGCATCGACAAGAACATGGCGCTGTTCCATGACCAGGACGACCTGGACCGCCTGACCCTTATCAAGAAAACCGCCAGCAATTACCAGCAGGACTTTGCCCAGTTCGTGGCCCTTTCCAAGGAAAAGGACCAGGTGCGTGGCAGTTGGGTCAAGATAGGCAACACCATGGTGGGCAAGGTGACCCAGCTTAACGAAAGCCTGGTGAACATGGCCGAGTTGACTGCCGACGACGCCGTGGTGCGCAATGCCCTTATCTCTGCCGACATCAATCAGCGGGTGGCCATGCTGCGCTACCACATGCGCGGTTATATCTTCGATGAGAGCGCCAAGAACTTGGACGCCGCCATGACAACCATGGCCGAGATTCAAGACCTGGCGGCAACCCTCAATGTCGGCACCAGTGACATGAACACCCTGACCGAGGCCCTCAAGGCCCTGTCTGGCTATCGCGAGCATGTGGAGCGGCTCAACAAGGTGGTCAGCGCCATGGAACAGCTGCGCCGCAAGCTGAACCAAGGGGCCGAAGTACTGAGCAGCGAAGTGGACAAGATGATGGCGGAGCAGTCCCGTAAGCGCCAAGCCGACGGGGACAGGGCCAACCTGACCCAGGGTGTGGTAGTGGTGCTGGCCCTGATCCTGGGTGCTGCTGCCGCCTGGATCATCACCGGCCAGATCGTCGGCCCCCTGCGTGAAACCGTCAAAGCGGCCCGCACCATCGCCAAGGGCGACCTGACCCAGCGCATCAACACCCAGCGCAAGGACGAACTGGGCCAGATGCAGGAAGCCATGGCTCACATGAACGACACCCTTCGGGACGTTATGGGCCAGATCGGCTCCAGCGTGGCCCAGTTGGCGGCGTCCGCCGAGCAGCTGTCGGCAGTGACGGAACAGAACAGTGCCGGCATGCAGCGGCAAAGGGCCGAGACCGATCAGGTGGCCACCGCTATCAACGAAATGACCGCCACAGTACAGGAAGTGGCCCGCAACGCCGAACTGGCCGCCGTGGCCGCCAGCGAAGCCGACCACACCACAGGTGACGGCAACAAGGCGGTGGGCAAGGCGGTGGAGCAGATCGAAACCCTGTCCAGAGAGATAGAGATCACCGCTCAGGCCATGGCTCACCTGAAGAACGAGAGCGACAGCATCGGCAAGGTGCTGGACGTGATCAAGGCGGTGGCAGAGCAGACCAACCTGCTGGCCCTGAATGCTGCCATCGAAGCGGCCCGTGCCGGCGAGGCCGGCCGGGGCTTTGCGGTGGTGGCCGACGAAGTGCGGGGCCTGGCGCGTCGTACCCAGGAGTCTACCGAAGAGATTGAAGCGCTGATCGCGGCCCTGCAAAAGGGCACCCAGGAGTCGGTACTGATGATGGACAAGAGCCGTCACCTGACCGACGACACCGTCTCTCTTGCTCAGCAGGCCGGGGTCATGCTCACCGAGATCGCCAATGCCGTGTCTCGCATCCAGGACATGAATCACCAGATAGCCACTGCCGCCGAAGAGCAGAGCACAGTGGCCGAAGACATCAACAAGAGCGTGGTGCAGGTGCGGGAGATCGCCGAGCAGACCGCCTCTGCCTCCGAAGAAACGGCCAATGCTACCGAGAGCCTGGCGGGCCTGGGGGCCGAGCTCCAGTCTCTGGTGGCCAGGTTCAAACTCTGA
- a CDS encoding sensor domain-containing diguanylate cyclase, which translates to MMCRLLLLLLLACPAWATPPRILLLHSYHPQYSWTQGFQKGIKDGLAGHLPVEALHEEFMDARRFDGEVDEDLLLYWLASKYRKHQPDLVITTDDAAFELLRGPGKALFGKVPLLFMGVNIPPQQPLSANIGGLVEGDAIAANLQLIEQMLPNTRRIVLLSGSCQLGRFLAAKAKDQAESWRRQGHKAEIEVWDELDLEQLRSRLAALPSDTAALLLIIHKDAKGQYFSYEDVVPQLSRDTPVPLFAMWGPLLGLGVVGGVMNDPYLQGLQVAAMALDRLAGKPAVVESGDFYPRFDGQQLDRFAIDRDRLPSGSTLSGQAKPSQAGTALLMMTLLVVGLAAFAWQRYRHSLQHPLEARVAHLKARNKALTRLARKLDSAAHTDPLTGLPNRRACDLQLNQALASRQDKPLYLALLDLDHFKVINDSLGHDKGDQVLAAVALAMNQALDGQGSLFRWGGEEFLLLLRGLEKDKALALCEKLRAQIAALALPGLPAISVSVGLAPLSRISGKSAALRGADKALYQAKSLGRNRVQAQ; encoded by the coding sequence ATGATGTGCCGCTTGCTGTTGTTGTTACTGCTGGCTTGCCCTGCCTGGGCAACCCCCCCCCGTATACTGCTGCTGCATTCCTATCATCCCCAGTACAGTTGGACCCAGGGCTTTCAAAAGGGCATCAAAGACGGATTGGCCGGGCACCTGCCGGTGGAAGCCCTGCACGAAGAATTCATGGACGCTCGCCGTTTTGACGGCGAGGTGGACGAAGATCTGCTGCTGTACTGGCTGGCCAGCAAGTACCGTAAACACCAGCCGGATCTGGTGATCACCACAGACGATGCCGCCTTCGAGCTGCTGCGTGGGCCAGGCAAGGCGCTGTTTGGCAAGGTGCCGCTGCTGTTCATGGGCGTCAATATCCCGCCCCAACAGCCCCTATCGGCCAACATCGGCGGCCTGGTGGAAGGGGACGCCATCGCCGCCAATCTGCAACTGATCGAACAGATGCTACCCAATACCCGCCGCATCGTGCTGCTGTCCGGCTCCTGCCAGCTGGGCCGCTTCCTGGCGGCCAAGGCCAAGGACCAGGCCGAGAGTTGGCGGCGCCAGGGCCATAAGGCCGAAATCGAGGTCTGGGACGAGCTGGATTTGGAGCAGCTTCGCAGCCGCCTGGCAGCCCTGCCCTCGGACACCGCCGCCCTGCTGCTGATCATCCACAAAGACGCCAAGGGTCAGTATTTTTCCTACGAAGATGTGGTTCCCCAATTGAGCCGCGACACCCCGGTGCCCCTCTTTGCCATGTGGGGGCCTTTGCTTGGCCTGGGCGTGGTAGGTGGTGTCATGAACGACCCCTACCTGCAGGGCCTGCAAGTGGCCGCCATGGCGCTGGACAGGCTGGCCGGCAAGCCAGCGGTGGTTGAAAGCGGCGACTTCTACCCCCGCTTTGACGGCCAGCAATTGGACAGGTTCGCCATAGACAGGGACCGGCTGCCCTCCGGCAGCACCCTTTCCGGCCAGGCCAAGCCCAGCCAGGCCGGTACCGCCTTGTTGATGATGACCTTGCTGGTGGTGGGTCTGGCCGCCTTTGCCTGGCAGCGTTACCGCCACAGCCTGCAGCACCCCCTGGAAGCGCGGGTGGCGCACCTTAAAGCCCGCAACAAGGCCCTGACCCGCTTGGCCCGCAAGCTCGACAGCGCTGCCCATACCGATCCCTTGACCGGCCTGCCCAATCGCCGGGCCTGCGACCTGCAGCTCAACCAGGCCCTGGCCAGCCGCCAGGACAAGCCGCTGTATTTGGCACTGCTGGACCTGGACCACTTCAAGGTGATCAACGACAGCCTGGGCCATGATAAGGGTGACCAGGTACTGGCTGCCGTAGCCCTGGCCATGAACCAGGCGCTGGACGGCCAGGGCAGCCTGTTCCGCTGGGGTGGTGAAGAGTTTTTACTGCTGCTAAGGGGCCTGGAGAAAGACAAGGCCCTGGCCCTGTGTGAAAAACTACGTGCCCAGATAGCGGCGCTGGCCTTGCCCGGGCTACCAGCCATCAGCGTCAGTGTGGGGTTGGCGCCGTTGAGCCGCATCAGCGGCAAGAGCGCCGCCCTGAGGGGAGCAGACAAGGCCTTGTATCAGGCCAAGTCGCTGGGCCGAAACCGGGTCCAGGCCCAATAA
- a CDS encoding GGDEF domain-containing protein, with the protein MSAEQSTLFLVLILIAAIAAVAWLSMALPMKVAPRASLRFALANSLLVAGVQMMFWRGPDLSWLASDFLNIAALVLIRSGTQYLMKIRVTRLEHCLVLLVYGVAIGAIGAEEEDHRWLGVAFSLAAAYIFSRLLFESLLAIRHWFGLSVSFWLNWPFALVALFMLFRAIVLVFHDIPDQDVGRNIGAEVAWLYLSLWLLINISMVGCALGRLILKIRLLADRDPLTGLLNRRVFQDRQQQLDQDKQSHYSLVLVDLDDFKCINDRFGHVLGDQALRHCAQLLQQGLGREDLLARLGGEEFVILLPGHSKQQASALASRLIATLGQSPLHSEQGQVQISASFGVADNSQARGDNLYRLADLALYQAKQGGKCQVVAYGT; encoded by the coding sequence GTGAGCGCCGAGCAAAGCACACTTTTCCTTGTTCTAATTCTTATCGCCGCCATTGCTGCCGTTGCCTGGTTGTCCATGGCCCTGCCAATGAAAGTGGCCCCAAGGGCGTCGCTACGCTTTGCCCTGGCCAACAGCCTGCTGGTGGCCGGGGTGCAGATGATGTTTTGGCGAGGCCCTGACCTGAGCTGGCTGGCATCTGACTTTCTCAATATCGCCGCCCTGGTGTTGATCCGCTCTGGTACCCAGTACCTGATGAAGATCCGGGTGACCCGCCTAGAGCACTGCCTGGTACTGCTGGTCTATGGCGTGGCCATAGGGGCCATAGGCGCCGAAGAAGAGGACCACCGCTGGCTGGGGGTCGCCTTCTCCCTGGCGGCAGCCTACATCTTTTCACGGCTGCTATTCGAGTCTCTGCTGGCCATACGCCATTGGTTCGGCCTGTCGGTCAGTTTCTGGCTGAACTGGCCTTTCGCCCTGGTGGCCCTGTTCATGCTGTTTCGGGCCATTGTGCTGGTCTTCCACGATATTCCTGACCAGGATGTGGGCCGCAATATCGGGGCCGAGGTGGCCTGGCTCTACTTGTCCCTGTGGCTGCTGATCAACATCAGCATGGTGGGCTGCGCCCTTGGCCGGCTGATCCTCAAAATCCGCCTGCTGGCCGACCGCGACCCCCTCACCGGCCTGCTTAACCGCCGGGTATTCCAAGACCGCCAACAGCAACTGGATCAGGACAAGCAAAGCCATTACAGCCTGGTACTGGTGGATCTGGACGATTTCAAGTGTATCAATGACCGCTTTGGCCATGTGCTGGGTGACCAGGCCCTTCGCCACTGTGCCCAGCTATTGCAGCAGGGGCTGGGCAGGGAAGACTTGCTGGCCCGCCTGGGCGGAGAGGAATTCGTGATCCTGCTGCCGGGGCATTCAAAGCAGCAGGCCAGCGCCTTGGCCAGCCGCCTTATCGCCACCCTGGGCCAAAGCCCCCTGCACAGCGAACAGGGCCAGGTACAGATCAGCGCCAGCTTCGGGGTAGCGGACAATAGCCAGGCCAGGGGAGACAACCTTTATCGCCTGGCCGATCTGGCCCTATACCAAGCCAAGCAGGGTGGAAAATGCCAAGTGGTGGCCTACGGCACTTGA
- a CDS encoding DNA polymerase II: MAQGFLLSRHHRDVGGQTEIHLWLTTPHGPAKLVVEGEKPVLMVAREHLAKAKRLLGSLLAESRELGFNNFSHQAVAMLYFPSLEAHKQGQAQLTSNGIEVLEADIKLHDRYLMERFARGGILFDGVAEQKAGYSQWRQVRLKGGDYSPDLKVLSLDVECSAKGELYSVGLYGHGAALVIMVGPPQEAPCQMRWVADEKALLKALEAEITRLDPDILIGWSVVAFDLRLLAKRAERHGMTLRLGRGGEALWIRDATGDGQAFASLPGRVAIDGIDGLKIATYNFESFSLEFVSQALLGRGKKTEDVDNRLAQITHDFHHDKGKLAAYNLEDCVLVWDIFAHTRLLDFLVLRSQLTGLELDRAGGSVAAFTNLYLPKLHRAGFVAPNLPAGGGLASPGGYVMDSRPGLYRNVLVLDFKSLYPSIIRTFKIDPLGLILGLEQEDAIPGFREAKFSRHQHFLPDIITELWQARDQAKRQKDAPRSQAIKILMNSFYGVLGSGGCRFYDPRLASSITLRGHAIMQQTAKWVAEAGHQVIYGDTDSTFVLLAEALSHEQADAIGQQLAADINHKWQQHLKDEFDLECHLELEYETHYQRFLMPTIRGSEAGSKKRYAGMTADGELVFKGLETVRTDWTPLAKQFQTQLYRLVFEDKDPSDFVRQSVEATLAGERDSELVYKKRLRRKLDQYVKNVPPHVRAARLADEHNKKLGKTLKYQGKGSISYLMTLNGPEPLEYQQSPIDYQHYIDRQLKPVAEAILPFVDLDFERLVGGQLGLF; encoded by the coding sequence TTGGCCCAAGGTTTCCTGTTGTCCCGCCACCACCGCGATGTGGGTGGCCAAACCGAGATCCATCTCTGGCTGACCACCCCGCATGGGCCGGCCAAGCTGGTGGTGGAAGGTGAAAAGCCGGTGCTGATGGTGGCAAGGGAACACCTGGCCAAGGCTAAGCGGCTGCTGGGAAGCTTGTTGGCGGAAAGTCGCGAACTGGGCTTTAACAATTTCAGCCATCAGGCGGTGGCCATGCTTTATTTCCCTTCCCTCGAGGCCCACAAGCAGGGCCAGGCCCAGCTCACCAGCAACGGTATTGAAGTGTTGGAAGCGGACATCAAGCTTCATGACCGCTACCTGATGGAGCGCTTTGCCCGGGGCGGCATCCTCTTTGACGGCGTCGCCGAGCAAAAGGCCGGTTACAGCCAATGGCGCCAGGTGCGCCTAAAAGGGGGGGACTACAGCCCGGATCTCAAGGTGCTGAGCCTGGATGTGGAGTGCTCCGCCAAGGGCGAGCTCTACTCGGTTGGCCTCTACGGCCACGGGGCGGCGCTGGTGATCATGGTGGGCCCGCCCCAGGAAGCCCCATGCCAGATGCGCTGGGTGGCCGACGAAAAAGCCCTGCTCAAGGCCCTGGAAGCGGAAATCACCCGCCTGGACCCGGACATTCTCATCGGCTGGTCGGTGGTGGCCTTCGACTTGCGGCTGCTGGCCAAAAGGGCCGAGCGCCACGGCATGACCCTGCGCCTGGGCCGGGGCGGTGAAGCCCTTTGGATACGGGACGCCACCGGCGACGGCCAGGCCTTTGCGTCTTTGCCGGGGCGGGTGGCCATCGACGGCATCGATGGCCTGAAGATCGCCACCTACAACTTCGAGAGTTTCAGCCTGGAATTTGTGTCCCAGGCCTTGTTGGGGCGCGGCAAGAAAACCGAGGATGTGGACAACCGCCTGGCCCAGATCACCCACGACTTTCACCATGACAAGGGCAAGTTGGCCGCCTACAACCTGGAAGACTGCGTGCTGGTCTGGGACATCTTCGCCCACACCCGGCTCCTGGACTTTTTGGTGCTGCGCAGCCAGCTGACCGGCCTGGAGCTGGACAGGGCAGGGGGGTCGGTGGCGGCTTTTACCAACCTCTACCTGCCCAAGCTGCACCGGGCCGGCTTTGTAGCCCCCAACCTGCCGGCCGGTGGCGGCCTGGCCAGTCCCGGTGGCTATGTAATGGACTCGCGCCCGGGGCTCTATCGCAACGTGCTGGTGCTGGATTTCAAGAGTCTGTACCCCAGTATTATCCGCACCTTCAAAATCGACCCCCTTGGCCTCATCCTGGGCCTTGAGCAAGAGGACGCCATCCCCGGTTTTCGTGAGGCCAAGTTCTCACGTCACCAGCATTTCTTGCCGGATATCATCACCGAACTTTGGCAGGCCAGAGATCAGGCCAAGCGCCAAAAGGACGCGCCCCGCTCCCAGGCCATCAAGATCTTGATGAACTCCTTCTACGGGGTATTGGGCTCGGGAGGCTGCCGCTTTTACGACCCGCGCCTTGCCAGTTCCATTACCCTGCGCGGCCACGCCATCATGCAGCAAACCGCCAAATGGGTGGCAGAAGCCGGGCACCAGGTGATCTACGGCGACACCGACTCCACCTTTGTGCTGCTGGCCGAAGCCCTGAGCCACGAGCAGGCCGACGCCATAGGCCAGCAGCTGGCGGCGGACATCAACCACAAGTGGCAGCAACATCTTAAGGACGAATTTGACCTCGAATGCCACCTGGAGCTGGAGTACGAGACCCATTACCAGCGCTTTTTGATGCCCACCATCCGGGGCTCTGAGGCCGGCTCCAAGAAACGCTATGCCGGCATGACCGCCGACGGCGAACTGGTGTTCAAGGGATTGGAAACGGTGCGCACCGACTGGACGCCCCTGGCCAAGCAGTTCCAGACCCAGCTCTACCGGCTGGTGTTTGAAGACAAGGACCCCAGCGACTTTGTGCGCCAGTCGGTGGAGGCCACCCTGGCCGGGGAAAGGGACAGCGAATTGGTTTATAAAAAGCGCCTGCGCCGTAAGCTCGACCAGTACGTGAAGAACGTTCCGCCCCATGTCAGGGCGGCCCGCCTGGCCGACGAGCACAACAAAAAGCTGGGCAAAACCCTCAAATACCAGGGCAAGGGCAGTATCAGTTACCTGATGACCCTAAACGGCCCCGAACCGCTGGAATACCAGCAAAGCCCCATCGACTACCAGCACTATATCGACCGCCAGTTAAAGCCGGTGGCCGAGGCCATATTGCCCTTTGTGGACCTGGACTTTGAACGCCTGGTGGGTGGCCAGCTGGGGCTCTTCTAA
- a CDS encoding glutathione S-transferase family protein, whose product MAIIYGVYFSPFVRKVLLAHAFKGVPFEFKFMAPGSPDPDFSAASPLGKIPAYRTDDGFGFADSSVIIAYLEKTHGANPLYPEAANDYAQALWLEEFCDTKLSEATGGLLFQRFIGPRYFNSPTDPDRVQELCDSLIPKALDYMEGQLGGGWLVNDSLSVADISLGTNLINLDIADYPLDHGRWPKLTAFRARFLALPQVQAQLAQEKAAFNG is encoded by the coding sequence ATGGCCATTATCTACGGTGTCTATTTTTCCCCTTTCGTGCGCAAGGTGCTGTTGGCCCATGCCTTCAAAGGAGTTCCGTTCGAGTTCAAATTCATGGCGCCTGGCAGCCCTGACCCGGATTTTTCTGCCGCCAGCCCCCTTGGCAAGATCCCCGCTTACCGCACCGATGACGGCTTCGGCTTTGCCGACTCCTCGGTGATCATCGCCTACCTGGAAAAGACCCACGGCGCTAACCCCCTTTATCCCGAGGCAGCCAATGACTATGCCCAGGCCCTGTGGCTGGAGGAGTTCTGCGACACCAAGCTCAGCGAGGCCACCGGTGGTTTGTTGTTCCAGCGTTTTATCGGTCCCCGTTACTTCAACAGTCCGACCGACCCCGATCGGGTTCAGGAGCTGTGCGACAGCCTGATCCCCAAGGCCTTGGACTACATGGAAGGGCAATTGGGCGGCGGCTGGCTGGTCAACGACAGCCTCAGCGTGGCCGACATCAGCCTGGGCACCAACTTGATCAATCTGGATATTGCCGACTATCCCCTGGACCATGGGCGCTGGCCGAAACTGACCGCCTTTCGTGCCCGCTTCCTGGCCTTGCCCCAGGTACAGGCGCAACTGGCCCAGGAAAAGGCCGCCTTTAACGGCTGA
- a CDS encoding Lrp/AsnC family transcriptional regulator has translation MQLDRIDRTILNQLQNDCSLTNLELAQQVGLSPPACLKRVKRLREKGYINRQVALLVPEKLGPYLHMVVEVEMERDHKAKNQRFVQRVQASAEVKQCYQVTGEVDFVLIVMVPDMPAYEAFCDRILYADDNVKKFRTLISMKRDKFDTSIHTGL, from the coding sequence ATGCAGCTGGACAGGATAGACCGCACCATACTCAACCAACTGCAAAACGACTGCAGTCTGACCAACCTGGAGCTGGCCCAGCAGGTGGGCTTGTCCCCTCCGGCCTGCCTAAAGCGGGTCAAACGGCTCAGGGAGAAAGGCTATATCAACCGCCAGGTGGCGCTGTTGGTACCGGAAAAGCTGGGCCCCTACCTGCATATGGTGGTGGAAGTGGAAATGGAGCGTGACCACAAGGCCAAAAACCAGCGCTTCGTGCAAAGGGTGCAGGCCTCTGCCGAGGTCAAGCAGTGCTACCAGGTCACGGGGGAAGTGGACTTTGTGTTGATCGTGATGGTGCCGGACATGCCGGCCTACGAGGCTTTTTGTGACCGCATCCTCTATGCCGACGACAACGTGAAGAAATTTCGCACCCTGATCTCCATGAAGCGCGACAAGTTCGACACCAGCATCCATACCGGCCTCTAG
- a CDS encoding tetratricopeptide repeat protein, with protein MRYPLSLLLALTLLGGCASQAPTTQPRTSYQEALYRFDFVGAQRLLLAQKAQGDKRAARYLADQGEWLAGQVVLQQASPQTQAEQAETLILQSGPQMSDFREAAHWAKSAAQAGNPQGQYWLGWLLEKGQGFRQNPHQASYWYQQAAQQGLACAQRQLALLLENGALMVPDLQEAAHWYGAAARQGDPLAQLNLGQLYLQGRGVPQDLGQAEHWYQQAAEQGEAKAQYQLGMLLHLNQGLPLDSPQPRYWLQKAAEQGNVQALDTLSTL; from the coding sequence CCTGCTGGGCGGCTGCGCCAGCCAAGCCCCCACCACCCAGCCCCGCACCAGCTACCAAGAAGCCCTTTACCGCTTTGACTTTGTCGGCGCCCAGAGGTTGCTGCTGGCCCAAAAAGCCCAGGGGGACAAACGGGCAGCACGCTATCTGGCGGACCAGGGTGAATGGTTGGCCGGCCAGGTCGTCTTACAACAAGCTAGCCCCCAGACCCAGGCCGAGCAGGCCGAGACCTTGATCCTCCAAAGTGGCCCGCAGATGTCTGATTTCAGGGAAGCGGCCCACTGGGCAAAATCGGCCGCACAGGCCGGTAACCCCCAGGGTCAGTATTGGTTGGGTTGGCTCTTGGAAAAAGGCCAGGGATTTCGCCAAAATCCACACCAGGCCAGCTACTGGTATCAGCAGGCAGCCCAACAAGGCCTGGCCTGCGCCCAACGGCAACTGGCCCTGCTGCTGGAAAACGGCGCGCTGATGGTTCCTGACCTGCAAGAAGCAGCCCATTGGTATGGCGCCGCCGCCCGCCAGGGCGATCCGTTAGCCCAGCTCAACCTGGGCCAGTTGTACCTGCAAGGCCGGGGCGTGCCCCAAGATCTGGGCCAGGCAGAGCACTGGTACCAGCAAGCGGCCGAGCAAGGTGAAGCCAAGGCCCAGTACCAGCTCGGCATGTTGCTGCACCTCAACCAGGGCCTGCCCCTGGACAGCCCCCAGCCCCGGTATTGGCTGCAAAAAGCCGCCGAACAGGGCAACGTTCAGGCACTGGACACCCTGTCAACGCTGTAA